The Helianthus annuus cultivar XRQ/B chromosome 16, HanXRQr2.0-SUNRISE, whole genome shotgun sequence genome includes a window with the following:
- the LOC110944752 gene encoding uncharacterized protein LOC110944752: MSIGEAGSATNLALMCCPLCSYDHDSRDHLFFQCAYAAEVWKTVRDWVDMGNVNNTWDSVMGWLVNSANTRHLGGVVCKILVGAVTYYIWQERNNRLFSRLQRSPAILSQVIFNSVRLKIMGFRIMKHPDHMKIMDRWQISKKNVMEDPG, from the coding sequence ATGTCCATTGGGGAAGCGGGTAGTGCTACTAATTTGGCCCTCATGTGTTGTCCGTTATGTTCTTATGACCATGACTCTAGGGATCATCTGTTCTTTCAATGTGCCTATGCAGCCGAGGTCTGGAAAACGGTTAGAGATTGGGTTGATATGGGGAATGTCAATAATACTTGGGATTCCGTTATGGGTTGGTTGGTAAACAGTGCTAACACGAGACATCTTGGCGGTGTTGTATGCAAGATTCTGGTGGGGGCGGTTACCTATTACATATGGCAAGAACGAAATAACAGGCTATTCTCGAGACTACAGCGGTCTCCGGCTATTCTCTCGCAAGTCATTTTTAACTCGGTCAGGCTGAAGATAATGGGATTCAGGATTATGAAGCACCCGGATCACATGAAGATTATGGACCGATGGCAGATCTCGAAGAAGAACGTAATGGAGGATCCGGGCTAA